A genomic region of Candidatus Pseudomonas phytovorans contains the following coding sequences:
- a CDS encoding ABC transporter substrate-binding protein, which produces MSELFSRRVFLGNSLAVGGGLILGGGLLSGCDSGAPAAASAALPGTPVHGGRLRVGIIDGDQAGNLDAHKPVGGGIIRGWALYAKFWEWNADVSTRLALAEFAEPNADASAWTIRLKPGLEFHHGKSITADDMLFSILRLTDPQLASPFAGLVGAIDRQALRKLDERTIEIRFKQGQSFYPLDETLISFGGIVPTDYHPVTKPVGAGPYRLKSFIPGQRSLYTRFENYFKPNRPYADELEIIEFKDQVSRAAALRAGQIDVASGVQAEHSALLKADPRLRLYASPTTSFTGFNLNLAKAPFQDVRVRQAFRLLADRQELVARGLNGFGRVANDLYSPHDPTYNHAIAQRPYDLDQARSLLRQAGQTDLRVELTTTPGPGVNAALVFAQQALKAGVQVKVNQVDGSVFNGPQREQWELSPGSTPARGFLASALHNDAPQAIYNRSNFHDPRFTELFQQALAQPDLARRKALVHEAQAIQHERGGLLIWGFSDVLDAASAKVGGLTPEQTTFASWRFDELWLNPNA; this is translated from the coding sequence ATGAGCGAGCTGTTTTCGCGCCGGGTGTTTCTCGGCAACAGCCTGGCCGTTGGCGGCGGCCTGATTCTCGGCGGTGGGCTGCTCAGCGGCTGCGACAGCGGCGCGCCGGCAGCGGCCAGTGCGGCGCTGCCGGGAACGCCGGTGCACGGTGGACGCCTGCGGGTAGGCATTATCGATGGTGACCAGGCCGGCAACCTTGATGCGCACAAGCCGGTGGGTGGCGGTATCATCCGTGGCTGGGCGCTGTACGCCAAATTCTGGGAATGGAACGCCGACGTCAGCACGCGCCTGGCACTGGCCGAGTTCGCCGAGCCGAATGCCGACGCCAGCGCCTGGACCATCCGCCTCAAGCCTGGGCTGGAATTCCACCACGGCAAGAGCATCACCGCCGACGACATGCTGTTCTCGATTCTGCGCTTGACCGACCCGCAACTGGCTTCGCCATTCGCCGGCCTGGTCGGCGCGATTGATCGACAGGCCCTGCGCAAGCTGGATGAGCGCACCATTGAAATACGTTTCAAGCAGGGGCAAAGCTTCTACCCACTGGATGAAACGTTGATCAGCTTCGGCGGCATCGTGCCTACCGACTACCACCCGGTGACCAAACCGGTGGGTGCCGGGCCGTACCGCCTGAAAAGCTTCATCCCCGGCCAGCGCTCGCTGTACACCCGTTTTGAAAATTACTTCAAGCCCAATCGCCCCTATGCGGACGAGCTGGAAATCATCGAATTCAAGGATCAGGTCTCGCGGGCTGCTGCGCTGCGCGCCGGGCAGATCGACGTGGCCAGTGGTGTGCAGGCCGAGCACAGCGCACTGCTCAAGGCCGACCCACGGCTGCGCCTGTATGCCTCGCCAACCACCTCGTTCACTGGTTTCAACCTGAACCTGGCCAAGGCGCCGTTTCAGGATGTGCGCGTGCGCCAGGCATTCCGCCTGCTGGCCGACCGCCAGGAACTGGTGGCGCGTGGGCTCAATGGCTTTGGCCGGGTGGCGAACGACTTGTATTCGCCTCACGACCCAACCTACAACCACGCCATTGCCCAGCGCCCGTACGACCTGGACCAGGCACGTTCGCTGCTGCGCCAGGCTGGGCAAACTGACCTGCGCGTCGAGCTGACCACCACGCCGGGGCCTGGCGTCAACGCCGCGTTGGTGTTTGCCCAGCAGGCCCTGAAGGCTGGAGTACAGGTGAAGGTCAACCAAGTCGATGGTTCGGTATTCAATGGCCCGCAACGTGAGCAATGGGAACTTTCGCCGGGCTCGACGCCGGCGCGCGGCTTTCTCGCCTCGGCGCTGCACAACGATGCGCCACAGGCCATCTACAACCGCAGCAACTTCCACGACCCACGCTTTACCGAACTGTTCCAGCAAGCCCTGGCCCAGCCCGACCTGGCGCGGCGCAAGGCCTTGGTACACGAAGCCCAGGCCATCCAGCATGAACGTGGCGGGTTGCTGATCTGGGGTTTTTCTGACGTGCTCGATGCAGCGTCGGCCAAGGTTGGCGGGCTTACCCCGGAACAGACCACTTTCGCTTCCTGGCGCTTTGACGAACTCTGGTTGAACCCCAATGCCTGA